In Streptomyces sp. Li-HN-5-11, the sequence TTCCGTGAGGGTGGTGTGGACGCTGAGGGGGCCGGTGGGGTAGTCCTCGGCGCGGGGTGGGGGTGCGGCGGCGGCTTCGGCCTGGGGGCGTTGGGTGCGGGCGAGCAGGTGGTCGGTGGTGACCGGTCCTTCGGGTGGCAGGCCGAGGCGGGTGTACTGCTCGGGCGGGGCGTCGGCGGTGCGCATGGCGTCGACGAGGAGGGTGGCCATGCGCAGTTCGAGGTCGTCGTCGATCAGGGGGTGCTGCTGTCGCGGATCGTTGGCGAGGTCGAAGAGCAGGGTGCCGAAGGCGTACGGGCGGATGATGGCGGACGCAGGCGCCCTGAGCACCGGTGCGCCCTTGGTGAAGGACAGCGGTGGGTGCAGTTCGGCGTTGCGGAGTTCTTCGGGGCGGAATCGGGCGCGCATGTGGGTGGGCATGAGGGTGTATTCGTGCAGGGGCTGGTTGTCGGGTGTGGTGCAGGCGCGCATGTAGACGTGGCGTCCGTCGGTGACGCAGACGTGGCCGCCGTGGGAACCGAAGAGGCCTGCCTGGCGTATGGGGGTGTCGTCGGTGACGGTGTCGCGCAGGGGTGTGCCGAGCATGTCGGGTGTGCGGTCGAGGCCGAAGTATTCCAGCAGGGTCGGGCCGAGGTCGATCGTCTGTACCAGGGCGGTGCGGCGTTCGTTGGCCTTGCGGTTGCGGGGGTCCCAGATGAACAGGGGGGTGTGGATGGTTTCGTCGTACCAGGGCTGGACCATCTTGCCCCACCAGCCGTGTTCGCCGAGCAGGAAGCCGTGGTCGGTGCAGACGATGAGCATGGTGTCGTCCCACAGGCCGTGTTCGTCCATGGTGTCGAGGACGCGGCCGAGGTTGTGGTCGCACATCGACAGCAGTGCGGCGTATTCGTAGCGCAGGTGCGCGATCTGGTCGTCGGTTTCGGTGACGCGTTTGTAGTCGGGCCAGTCGAAGTGGGGGCCGTCGTAGTCGTGGGCGTACAGCCGTTTGTAGGGCTCGTGGGTGAAGAACGGCTCGTGCGGGTCGAACGTTTCTATCTGGAGGAACCAGTTGTCCTCGGCGTGGTTGGTCGCGATGAACTCCAGTCCCGCGTCGAAGGTCTTGGTCTGCGGCTGGTCCGCCTCAGTGGTCATGTACTGGCGGTTGACCCAGTCCTGCCGCCACATCTCCTGATGCATGCGCCGGATGTTGTCGGGGATGACAGGGTCGGCGACATGTCCCTTCCACGCGTCTCCCGCCTGCCCGCGGAAGAGCTCGTAGGTGCGGTACCGGTTGTGGTACGTCGCGCCGCCGTCCTTCCAGTAGTGGTGATGGTCGGTGACCAGATGGGTGTACACACCGGCGTCACGCAGCATCTGCGGGCACGAGTCGTCGAACGGCTCCAGTGGACCCCAGCTGCGGTGCAGGAAGTTGTAGCGCCCCGTGTGCAGCTCCCGCCGCGCCGGCATGCACGGCATGCTCCCCGCGTAGCAGTTGTCGAAGGTGACGGATCGCTCCGCCAGCCGGGAGAAGTTCGGCGTGTGCGTCCAGTCGCAGCCGTAGGGGGCCAGCATCCGACGGTTCAGGCTGTCGAACATCAGCATGATCGCCTTCATCCGGCGTCCTTCCATCGCGGTGTAGGCGTACGCCACGGATCTTCGCGACCGGCAGATTCGGGGCCCGCCCGATGTTAGTACCCATAAAATATGGCGTCGATCGAGGACTTGGCTATCTTCAGTGGGCTACATCGGGTCAATTGATCGGAGTCGGCGTGTAGCGCACGGCCTCCCGGCCGGGGTGCAGTACCAGTTCGGTGCCCGCTGGTGAGGTGCGGAGGGTTTCCTCGAGGGCGGCGGCCACCTCGTCGGCGGTGAGCATGGGGATGCCGGCGGCGCGGAAGCGGTCGCGGCCACCCGCGGTCAGCGGTGTGTCCACCAGCCCCGGACACACGGCGCTCAGCCGGATCCCCTCACGGGACAGACGCCCGGACAGGGCGCGGACCAGGCCGATAGTCGCGTGCTTGGTCATCGTGTAGACGGGGTCCTGTTCCACGCCCTTGAGGGAGGCATGCGAACCCGTGAGCACGATCGAGCCGCCGCCGTTGCGGCGCATCACGGGGAGCGCGGCGCGCAGTCCGTAGACGACGGAGTGCTGGTTGACGCCGACCACCGCCTGATAACGGTCGAGGTCGAGGACGGCCGGGTCCTTGTCGACGGAGTTGGTCCCGGCGTTGAGGGCCAGCAGCTTCAGCCGTTCGCCGGCGGCCGCGACCGCCCTCACCGACACCTCGGGATCGGTGAGGTCGCCCACCACCGCCTTGCCTCCGATCGCGCGCGCGACCGCCTCGACCTCGGGGTTCCGGTCCACCAGCACACAGTGCGCCCCGGCGGCCGCCAGCCGTCTTGCGAGTGCCTCGCCAATGCCCCCCGCGGCACCTGTGATCATCGCGTTCTCACTCATGCGTCCCTCCTCGTTCGATGTGCCGGGTGATCGGCTGGTTCGAAGGGTGACGCCGGGTCACCTACTTGCCTGTAGGTAGCTAAACTAGCGCAGGGGACCGCCGACGGGGCCCCGAGGAGACGGACACGGAGGACTCGGACGACGGGCATGACCAGAACCAGGCGTGAGGAAGTGCTGGACACCGCCTTCGAGATGTTCGCCGAGCGCGGCTACCGAGGAGCGTCCCTGAACGCGATCGCGGAACGGGTCGGCCTGACCAGGCAAGGGGTGCTGCACTACTTTCCGAGCAAGGAACAGCTCCTCATCGCGATGCTGGAGCGCCGGGAGCAGCTCCACCGGCAACGGCTGCTGGTCGACGACGCCAAGGACTGGCCGGACCAGATGGCGGAGGTCGTCGCCCACGACCACGAGAGCCCGGGTCTCGCGCAGGTCTACGGAGTGCTGCTGGGGGAGAGCGTCACGGACGGCCATCCGGCGCAGGGGTACTTCCGCGACCACCACG encodes:
- a CDS encoding SDR family oxidoreductase; amino-acid sequence: MSENAMITGAAGGIGEALARRLAAAGAHCVLVDRNPEVEAVARAIGGKAVVGDLTDPEVSVRAVAAAGERLKLLALNAGTNSVDKDPAVLDLDRYQAVVGVNQHSVVYGLRAALPVMRRNGGGSIVLTGSHASLKGVEQDPVYTMTKHATIGLVRALSGRLSREGIRLSAVCPGLVDTPLTAGGRDRFRAAGIPMLTADEVAAALEETLRTSPAGTELVLHPGREAVRYTPTPIN
- a CDS encoding sulfatase translates to MKAIMLMFDSLNRRMLAPYGCDWTHTPNFSRLAERSVTFDNCYAGSMPCMPARRELHTGRYNFLHRSWGPLEPFDDSCPQMLRDAGVYTHLVTDHHHYWKDGGATYHNRYRTYELFRGQAGDAWKGHVADPVIPDNIRRMHQEMWRQDWVNRQYMTTEADQPQTKTFDAGLEFIATNHAEDNWFLQIETFDPHEPFFTHEPYKRLYAHDYDGPHFDWPDYKRVTETDDQIAHLRYEYAALLSMCDHNLGRVLDTMDEHGLWDDTMLIVCTDHGFLLGEHGWWGKMVQPWYDETIHTPLFIWDPRNRKANERRTALVQTIDLGPTLLEYFGLDRTPDMLGTPLRDTVTDDTPIRQAGLFGSHGGHVCVTDGRHVYMRACTTPDNQPLHEYTLMPTHMRARFRPEELRNAELHPPLSFTKGAPVLRAPASAIIRPYAFGTLLFDLANDPRQQHPLIDDDLELRMATLLVDAMRTADAPPEQYTRLGLPPEGPVTTDHLLARTQRPQAEAAAAPPPRAEDYPTGPLSVHTTLTELLAVPDAEQLLRRHVGASLDSPLLRTAAGGMTPLDLASNPGTPLTREGLKTLATELAALPAPHRRPRCDSDEQ